In Gemmatimonadota bacterium, a single window of DNA contains:
- a CDS encoding OmpA family protein, producing the protein MMTHSCRALALCTVAAAISLGGCARGGAVASSRLTPVSDRLSDESFARDLALIAAQERRVMQAVAPATTERVRIARRALEYLALARDAYERNDRSSFPDDALAWAQADLASLTGGAAATVTSAVPMPGPAKAAHPFLAGKACYAETQSPWAQTLNGMEARAGAPIVPDRPAPVPVDERPLPERPTRCAGPERLVGVPGNVHFALDRSMLSSATREVLDRAAAALAPFPNVRVRLAGHTDVRASEAYNQALSERRVNAVRDYLAARGVSVERLETDARGELQPLVAGGSARDHARNRRVELRYVLCDGTEIPLSEELSDLQLEAIRRRQLPREKD; encoded by the coding sequence ATGATGACGCACTCCTGTCGCGCCCTCGCGCTCTGCACCGTTGCGGCGGCCATCTCGCTCGGTGGTTGCGCCCGCGGTGGCGCCGTCGCCTCGAGCCGCCTCACGCCGGTCAGCGACCGACTCTCGGACGAGTCGTTCGCGCGTGACCTCGCGCTCATCGCCGCGCAGGAACGGCGCGTGATGCAAGCGGTCGCACCGGCCACGACGGAACGCGTGCGCATCGCGCGCCGCGCGCTTGAGTACCTCGCGCTCGCACGCGATGCCTACGAGCGCAACGATCGCTCGTCCTTCCCGGACGATGCGCTCGCCTGGGCGCAGGCCGACCTGGCGTCGCTGACAGGCGGGGCGGCGGCAACCGTCACCAGCGCCGTCCCCATGCCGGGGCCGGCCAAGGCGGCACACCCCTTCCTTGCGGGGAAGGCGTGCTACGCCGAGACGCAGTCGCCGTGGGCGCAGACGCTCAACGGCATGGAGGCGCGTGCCGGTGCGCCCATCGTCCCGGATCGACCCGCGCCGGTTCCTGTCGATGAGCGTCCACTGCCCGAGCGCCCCACTCGGTGCGCCGGGCCTGAGCGACTCGTCGGCGTTCCCGGCAACGTGCACTTTGCCCTCGATCGCTCCATGCTGTCCAGCGCCACGCGCGAGGTGCTCGATCGCGCCGCGGCGGCACTCGCTCCCTTCCCGAACGTGCGTGTGCGGCTGGCGGGGCACACCGACGTGCGGGCGTCGGAGGCGTACAATCAGGCGCTCTCCGAGCGTCGAGTGAACGCGGTGCGCGACTACCTGGCGGCGCGCGGCGTCTCGGTCGAGCGGCTCGAGACTGACGCGCGCGGCGAGTTGCAGCCGCTCGTCGCCGGTGGCTCCGCCCGTGACCACGCCCGCAACCGTCGCGTCGAACTGCGGTACGTGCTGTGCGACGGGACCGAGATTCCCCTCAGCGAGGAGCTGAGTGACTTGCAGCTCGAGGCCATCCGACGCCGCCAGCTGCCACGCGAGAAGGACTGA
- a CDS encoding BlaI/MecI/CopY family transcriptional regulator, giving the protein MAVLWARGPSTVAEVKESLDDALAYTTVLTVLRTLEAKGHVTHESDGKAHRYVARVERDAAGRSALGRIVEKIFGGSRELLLTQLVGERSVDDAELKRLRRILNERLKESGGSR; this is encoded by the coding sequence ATGGCGGTGCTGTGGGCCAGGGGCCCGAGTACCGTCGCTGAAGTGAAGGAGTCCCTCGACGACGCGCTGGCATACACCACCGTGCTCACGGTGTTGCGCACGCTCGAGGCAAAGGGGCACGTGACGCACGAGAGCGACGGCAAGGCGCATCGCTACGTGGCCCGGGTGGAGCGAGATGCCGCCGGGCGTTCGGCGCTGGGGCGTATCGTCGAGAAGATCTTCGGTGGCTCGCGCGAACTGCTGCTCACGCAGTTGGTCGGGGAACGGTCCGTCGACGATGCAGAGCTCAAGCGCCTCCGCCGGATCCTCAATGAACGCCTCAAGGAGAGCGGAGGGAGCCGGTGA